In one Scomber japonicus isolate fScoJap1 chromosome 6, fScoJap1.pri, whole genome shotgun sequence genomic region, the following are encoded:
- the taf15 gene encoding TATA-binding protein-associated factor 2N isoform X7 yields MVAHKATDHIPVSRVGRVMGKEMAAALIRDRATVAMVNQLRHKRVTTRLRQATGSNNNRATEVMDRSHLGTATSQQRRLHHRMDKDQGPMGSKAPMAVKGRGPMLVRAKEETALDSQDLTVAREQAAAEEVEAAAAAVATEDGVMVKVAVSAGGLEVTKETVQTEAATEAEAAAAVAAAVAMTVAVTTAVGDMSAVDTTAAEEVDLLVWGSRDYSSRDEPAAGEQDNSDNNTIFVQGLGEDVTVQEVGDFFKQIGIIKVNKKTGQLMINIYSDKVTGRPKGEATVSFDDPPSAKAAIDWFDGKEFQGKPLKVSFATRRAEFTQRGGGGGGGGGGGGRGGRGGFRGRGGGGPNFDIKGGDWPCPNSSCGNMNFARRQECNKCGAPKPGDGGFGGGDRGGRGGYGGDRGGGGFRGRGGGFRGGDRGGYGGGGGGGYGGGGYKMGGRGDRRDDRRERPY; encoded by the exons ATGGTGGCTCACAAAG CTACGGATCATATACCGGTCAGCAGAGTGGGCAG AGTTATGGGCAAGGAAATGGCAGCGGCTCTTATACGGGACAGAGCTACGGTAGCTATGGTCAACCAGCTGCGACACAAG AGGGTTACAACCCGCCTCAGGCAGGCTACgggcagcaacaacaacagagctACGGAAGTTATGGACAGGAGTCATCTGG GTACGGCGACAAGTCAACAACGTCGTCTACACCATCGTATGGACAAGGATCAGGGTCCTATGGGCAGCAAGGCTCCTATGGCAGTCAAGGGCAGGGGTCCTATGCTAGTCAGAGCCAAGGAGGAGACAGCTTTGGACAGCCAGGATCTTACAGTAGCCCGGGAGCAGGCGGCGGCGGAGGAGGTGGAGGCGGCGGCGGCAGCAGTGGCTACGGAAGATGGAGTGATG GTGAAAGTGGCGGTCAGCGCGGGAGGTTTGGAAGTGACCAAGGAGACCGTTCAGACGGAGGCGGCTACAGAGGCAGAGGCCGCGGCGGCAGTGGCGGCGGCGGTGGCTATGACCGTGGCGGTTACGACCGCAGTGGGGGATATGAGCGCAGTGGATACGACCGCGGCGGAAGAGGTGGACCTCCTGGTATGGG GATCTCGAGACTACAGCTCAAGGGATGAACCAG CTGCTGGGGAGCAGGACAACTCTGACAACAACACCATATTTGTGCAGGGACTGGGAGAAGATGTCACAGTTCAGGAAGTCGGTGACTTCTTCAAGCAAATCGGCATCATCAAG gTGAACAAGAAGACCGGCCAGCTAATGATCAACATCTACTCTGACAAAGTCACCGGTCGGCCAAAGGGAGAAGCTACAGTGTCGTTTGATGACCCGCCGTCGGCCAAAGCTGCTATTGATTGGTTTGATG gcAAGGAGTTCCAAGGCAAACCCCTCAAAGTATCGTTTGCCACCCGCAGAGCCGAgttcacacagagaggaggaggaggaggaggaggcggcggcGGAGGTGGAAGAGGTGGGAGAGGAG GTTTCAGAGGTCGTGGTGGCGGAGGACCCAACTTTGACATTAAGGGAGGAGACTGGCCCTGTCCCAACAG CTCTTGTGGCAACATGAATTTCGCACGACGACAGGAGTGTAACAAGTGTGGAGCCCCCAAACCAGGAGATGGAGGATTTGGAGGTGGAG ACCGTGGAGGCAGAGGAGGTTACGGAGGTGACAGAGGCGGCGGTGGCTTCCGAGGGCGTGGAGGAGGCTTCCGTGGAGGAGACCGCGGCGGTTATGGAGGCGGTGGCGGCGGCGGATACGGAGGAGGCGGCTACAAAATGGGAGGACg
- the taf15 gene encoding TATA-binding protein-associated factor 2N isoform X6 — protein MVAHKATDHIPVSRVGRVMGKEMAAALIRDRATVAMVNQLRHKRVTTRLRQATGSNNNRATEVMDRSHLGTATSQQRRLHHRMDKDQGPMGSKAPMAVKGRGPMLVRAKEETALDSQDLTVAREQAAAEEVEAAAAAVATEDGVMQVKVAVSAGGLEVTKETVQTEAATEAEAAAAVAAAVAMTVAVTTAVGDMSAVDTTAAEEVDLLVWGSRDYSSRDEPAGEQDNSDNNTIFVQGLGEDVTVQEVGDFFKQIGIIKVNKKTGQLMINIYSDKVTGRPKGEATVSFDDPPSAKAAIDWFDGKEFQGKPLKVSFATRRAEFTQRGGGGGGGGGGGGRGGRGGFRGRGGGGPNFDIKGGDWPCPNSSCGNMNFARRQECNKCGAPKPGDGGFGGGDRGGRGGYGGDRGGGGFRGRGGGFRGGDRGGYGGGGGGGYGGGGYKMGGRGDRRDDRRERPY, from the exons ATGGTGGCTCACAAAG CTACGGATCATATACCGGTCAGCAGAGTGGGCAG AGTTATGGGCAAGGAAATGGCAGCGGCTCTTATACGGGACAGAGCTACGGTAGCTATGGTCAACCAGCTGCGACACAAG AGGGTTACAACCCGCCTCAGGCAGGCTACgggcagcaacaacaacagagctACGGAAGTTATGGACAGGAGTCATCTGG GTACGGCGACAAGTCAACAACGTCGTCTACACCATCGTATGGACAAGGATCAGGGTCCTATGGGCAGCAAGGCTCCTATGGCAGTCAAGGGCAGGGGTCCTATGCTAGTCAGAGCCAAGGAGGAGACAGCTTTGGACAGCCAGGATCTTACAGTAGCCCGGGAGCAGGCGGCGGCGGAGGAGGTGGAGGCGGCGGCGGCAGCAGTGGCTACGGAAGATGGAGTGATG CAGGTGAAAGTGGCGGTCAGCGCGGGAGGTTTGGAAGTGACCAAGGAGACCGTTCAGACGGAGGCGGCTACAGAGGCAGAGGCCGCGGCGGCAGTGGCGGCGGCGGTGGCTATGACCGTGGCGGTTACGACCGCAGTGGGGGATATGAGCGCAGTGGATACGACCGCGGCGGAAGAGGTGGACCTCCTGGTATGGG GATCTCGAGACTACAGCTCAAGGGATGAACCAG CTGGGGAGCAGGACAACTCTGACAACAACACCATATTTGTGCAGGGACTGGGAGAAGATGTCACAGTTCAGGAAGTCGGTGACTTCTTCAAGCAAATCGGCATCATCAAG gTGAACAAGAAGACCGGCCAGCTAATGATCAACATCTACTCTGACAAAGTCACCGGTCGGCCAAAGGGAGAAGCTACAGTGTCGTTTGATGACCCGCCGTCGGCCAAAGCTGCTATTGATTGGTTTGATG gcAAGGAGTTCCAAGGCAAACCCCTCAAAGTATCGTTTGCCACCCGCAGAGCCGAgttcacacagagaggaggaggaggaggaggaggcggcggcGGAGGTGGAAGAGGTGGGAGAGGAG GTTTCAGAGGTCGTGGTGGCGGAGGACCCAACTTTGACATTAAGGGAGGAGACTGGCCCTGTCCCAACAG CTCTTGTGGCAACATGAATTTCGCACGACGACAGGAGTGTAACAAGTGTGGAGCCCCCAAACCAGGAGATGGAGGATTTGGAGGTGGAG ACCGTGGAGGCAGAGGAGGTTACGGAGGTGACAGAGGCGGCGGTGGCTTCCGAGGGCGTGGAGGAGGCTTCCGTGGAGGAGACCGCGGCGGTTATGGAGGCGGTGGCGGCGGCGGATACGGAGGAGGCGGCTACAAAATGGGAGGACg
- the taf15 gene encoding TATA-binding protein-associated factor 2N isoform X1, with protein sequence MATDSGYGQHGGSQSYGSYTGQQSGQSYGQGNGSGSYTGQSYGSYGQPAATQEGYNPPQAGYGQQQQQSYGSYGQESSGYGDKSTTSSTPSYGQGSGSYGQQGSYGSQGQGSYASQSQGGDSFGQPGSYSSPGAGGGGGGGGGGGSSGYGRWSDAGESGGQRGRFGSDQGDRSDGGGYRGRGRGGSGGGGGYDRGGYDRSGGYERSGYDRGGRGGPPGMGGGDRGGFKNYGGSRDYSSRDEPAAGEQDNSDNNTIFVQGLGEDVTVQEVGDFFKQIGIIKVNKKTGQLMINIYSDKVTGRPKGEATVSFDDPPSAKAAIDWFDGKEFQGKPLKVSFATRRAEFTQRGGGGGGGGGGGGRGGRGGFRGRGGGGPNFDIKGGDWPCPNSSCGNMNFARRQECNKCGAPKPGDGGFGGGDRGGRGGYGGDRGGGGFRGRGGGFRGGDRGGYGGGGGGGYGGGGYKMGGRGDRRDDRRERPY encoded by the exons ATGGCCACTG atTCGGGCTACGGCCAGCATGGTGGCTCACAAAG CTACGGATCATATACCGGTCAGCAGAGTGGGCAG AGTTATGGGCAAGGAAATGGCAGCGGCTCTTATACGGGACAGAGCTACGGTAGCTATGGTCAACCAGCTGCGACACAAG AGGGTTACAACCCGCCTCAGGCAGGCTACgggcagcaacaacaacagagctACGGAAGTTATGGACAGGAGTCATCTGG GTACGGCGACAAGTCAACAACGTCGTCTACACCATCGTATGGACAAGGATCAGGGTCCTATGGGCAGCAAGGCTCCTATGGCAGTCAAGGGCAGGGGTCCTATGCTAGTCAGAGCCAAGGAGGAGACAGCTTTGGACAGCCAGGATCTTACAGTAGCCCGGGAGCAGGCGGCGGCGGAGGAGGTGGAGGCGGCGGCGGCAGCAGTGGCTACGGAAGATGGAGTGATG CAGGTGAAAGTGGCGGTCAGCGCGGGAGGTTTGGAAGTGACCAAGGAGACCGTTCAGACGGAGGCGGCTACAGAGGCAGAGGCCGCGGCGGCAGTGGCGGCGGCGGTGGCTATGACCGTGGCGGTTACGACCGCAGTGGGGGATATGAGCGCAGTGGATACGACCGCGGCGGAAGAGGTGGACCTCCTGGTATGGG AGGTGGTGACCGTGGTGGCTTCAAAAATTACGGTG GATCTCGAGACTACAGCTCAAGGGATGAACCAG CTGCTGGGGAGCAGGACAACTCTGACAACAACACCATATTTGTGCAGGGACTGGGAGAAGATGTCACAGTTCAGGAAGTCGGTGACTTCTTCAAGCAAATCGGCATCATCAAG gTGAACAAGAAGACCGGCCAGCTAATGATCAACATCTACTCTGACAAAGTCACCGGTCGGCCAAAGGGAGAAGCTACAGTGTCGTTTGATGACCCGCCGTCGGCCAAAGCTGCTATTGATTGGTTTGATG gcAAGGAGTTCCAAGGCAAACCCCTCAAAGTATCGTTTGCCACCCGCAGAGCCGAgttcacacagagaggaggaggaggaggaggaggcggcggcGGAGGTGGAAGAGGTGGGAGAGGAG GTTTCAGAGGTCGTGGTGGCGGAGGACCCAACTTTGACATTAAGGGAGGAGACTGGCCCTGTCCCAACAG CTCTTGTGGCAACATGAATTTCGCACGACGACAGGAGTGTAACAAGTGTGGAGCCCCCAAACCAGGAGATGGAGGATTTGGAGGTGGAG ACCGTGGAGGCAGAGGAGGTTACGGAGGTGACAGAGGCGGCGGTGGCTTCCGAGGGCGTGGAGGAGGCTTCCGTGGAGGAGACCGCGGCGGTTATGGAGGCGGTGGCGGCGGCGGATACGGAGGAGGCGGCTACAAAATGGGAGGACg
- the taf15 gene encoding TATA-binding protein-associated factor 2N isoform X5 has protein sequence MVAHKATDHIPVSRVGRVMGKEMAAALIRDRATVAMVNQLRHKRVTTRLRQATGSNNNRATEVMDRSHLGTATSQQRRLHHRMDKDQGPMGSKAPMAVKGRGPMLVRAKEETALDSQDLTVAREQAAAEEVEAAAAAVATEDGVMQVKVAVSAGGLEVTKETVQTEAATEAEAAAAVAAAVAMTVAVTTAVGDMSAVDTTAAEEVDLLVWGSRDYSSRDEPAAGEQDNSDNNTIFVQGLGEDVTVQEVGDFFKQIGIIKVNKKTGQLMINIYSDKVTGRPKGEATVSFDDPPSAKAAIDWFDGKEFQGKPLKVSFATRRAEFTQRGGGGGGGGGGGGRGGRGGFRGRGGGGPNFDIKGGDWPCPNSSCGNMNFARRQECNKCGAPKPGDGGFGGGDRGGRGGYGGDRGGGGFRGRGGGFRGGDRGGYGGGGGGGYGGGGYKMGGRGDRRDDRRERPY, from the exons ATGGTGGCTCACAAAG CTACGGATCATATACCGGTCAGCAGAGTGGGCAG AGTTATGGGCAAGGAAATGGCAGCGGCTCTTATACGGGACAGAGCTACGGTAGCTATGGTCAACCAGCTGCGACACAAG AGGGTTACAACCCGCCTCAGGCAGGCTACgggcagcaacaacaacagagctACGGAAGTTATGGACAGGAGTCATCTGG GTACGGCGACAAGTCAACAACGTCGTCTACACCATCGTATGGACAAGGATCAGGGTCCTATGGGCAGCAAGGCTCCTATGGCAGTCAAGGGCAGGGGTCCTATGCTAGTCAGAGCCAAGGAGGAGACAGCTTTGGACAGCCAGGATCTTACAGTAGCCCGGGAGCAGGCGGCGGCGGAGGAGGTGGAGGCGGCGGCGGCAGCAGTGGCTACGGAAGATGGAGTGATG CAGGTGAAAGTGGCGGTCAGCGCGGGAGGTTTGGAAGTGACCAAGGAGACCGTTCAGACGGAGGCGGCTACAGAGGCAGAGGCCGCGGCGGCAGTGGCGGCGGCGGTGGCTATGACCGTGGCGGTTACGACCGCAGTGGGGGATATGAGCGCAGTGGATACGACCGCGGCGGAAGAGGTGGACCTCCTGGTATGGG GATCTCGAGACTACAGCTCAAGGGATGAACCAG CTGCTGGGGAGCAGGACAACTCTGACAACAACACCATATTTGTGCAGGGACTGGGAGAAGATGTCACAGTTCAGGAAGTCGGTGACTTCTTCAAGCAAATCGGCATCATCAAG gTGAACAAGAAGACCGGCCAGCTAATGATCAACATCTACTCTGACAAAGTCACCGGTCGGCCAAAGGGAGAAGCTACAGTGTCGTTTGATGACCCGCCGTCGGCCAAAGCTGCTATTGATTGGTTTGATG gcAAGGAGTTCCAAGGCAAACCCCTCAAAGTATCGTTTGCCACCCGCAGAGCCGAgttcacacagagaggaggaggaggaggaggaggcggcggcGGAGGTGGAAGAGGTGGGAGAGGAG GTTTCAGAGGTCGTGGTGGCGGAGGACCCAACTTTGACATTAAGGGAGGAGACTGGCCCTGTCCCAACAG CTCTTGTGGCAACATGAATTTCGCACGACGACAGGAGTGTAACAAGTGTGGAGCCCCCAAACCAGGAGATGGAGGATTTGGAGGTGGAG ACCGTGGAGGCAGAGGAGGTTACGGAGGTGACAGAGGCGGCGGTGGCTTCCGAGGGCGTGGAGGAGGCTTCCGTGGAGGAGACCGCGGCGGTTATGGAGGCGGTGGCGGCGGCGGATACGGAGGAGGCGGCTACAAAATGGGAGGACg
- the taf15 gene encoding TATA-binding protein-associated factor 2N isoform X3, whose translation MATDSGYGQHGGSQSYGSYTGQQSGQSYGQGNGSGSYTGQSYGSYGQPAATQEGYNPPQAGYGQQQQQSYGSYGQESSGYGDKSTTSSTPSYGQGSGSYGQQGSYGSQGQGSYASQSQGGDSFGQPGSYSSPGAGGGGGGGGGGGSSGYGRWSDAGESGGQRGRFGSDQGDRSDGGGYRGRGRGGSGGGGGYDRGGYDRSGGYERSGYDRGGRGGPPGMGGGDRGGFKNYGGSRDYSSRDEPAGEQDNSDNNTIFVQGLGEDVTVQEVGDFFKQIGIIKVNKKTGQLMINIYSDKVTGRPKGEATVSFDDPPSAKAAIDWFDGKEFQGKPLKVSFATRRAEFTQRGGGGGGGGGGGGRGGRGGFRGRGGGGPNFDIKGGDWPCPNSSCGNMNFARRQECNKCGAPKPGDGGFGGGDRGGRGGYGGDRGGGGFRGRGGGFRGGDRGGYGGGGGGGYGGGGYKMGGRGDRRDDRRERPY comes from the exons ATGGCCACTG atTCGGGCTACGGCCAGCATGGTGGCTCACAAAG CTACGGATCATATACCGGTCAGCAGAGTGGGCAG AGTTATGGGCAAGGAAATGGCAGCGGCTCTTATACGGGACAGAGCTACGGTAGCTATGGTCAACCAGCTGCGACACAAG AGGGTTACAACCCGCCTCAGGCAGGCTACgggcagcaacaacaacagagctACGGAAGTTATGGACAGGAGTCATCTGG GTACGGCGACAAGTCAACAACGTCGTCTACACCATCGTATGGACAAGGATCAGGGTCCTATGGGCAGCAAGGCTCCTATGGCAGTCAAGGGCAGGGGTCCTATGCTAGTCAGAGCCAAGGAGGAGACAGCTTTGGACAGCCAGGATCTTACAGTAGCCCGGGAGCAGGCGGCGGCGGAGGAGGTGGAGGCGGCGGCGGCAGCAGTGGCTACGGAAGATGGAGTGATG CAGGTGAAAGTGGCGGTCAGCGCGGGAGGTTTGGAAGTGACCAAGGAGACCGTTCAGACGGAGGCGGCTACAGAGGCAGAGGCCGCGGCGGCAGTGGCGGCGGCGGTGGCTATGACCGTGGCGGTTACGACCGCAGTGGGGGATATGAGCGCAGTGGATACGACCGCGGCGGAAGAGGTGGACCTCCTGGTATGGG AGGTGGTGACCGTGGTGGCTTCAAAAATTACGGTG GATCTCGAGACTACAGCTCAAGGGATGAACCAG CTGGGGAGCAGGACAACTCTGACAACAACACCATATTTGTGCAGGGACTGGGAGAAGATGTCACAGTTCAGGAAGTCGGTGACTTCTTCAAGCAAATCGGCATCATCAAG gTGAACAAGAAGACCGGCCAGCTAATGATCAACATCTACTCTGACAAAGTCACCGGTCGGCCAAAGGGAGAAGCTACAGTGTCGTTTGATGACCCGCCGTCGGCCAAAGCTGCTATTGATTGGTTTGATG gcAAGGAGTTCCAAGGCAAACCCCTCAAAGTATCGTTTGCCACCCGCAGAGCCGAgttcacacagagaggaggaggaggaggaggaggcggcggcGGAGGTGGAAGAGGTGGGAGAGGAG GTTTCAGAGGTCGTGGTGGCGGAGGACCCAACTTTGACATTAAGGGAGGAGACTGGCCCTGTCCCAACAG CTCTTGTGGCAACATGAATTTCGCACGACGACAGGAGTGTAACAAGTGTGGAGCCCCCAAACCAGGAGATGGAGGATTTGGAGGTGGAG ACCGTGGAGGCAGAGGAGGTTACGGAGGTGACAGAGGCGGCGGTGGCTTCCGAGGGCGTGGAGGAGGCTTCCGTGGAGGAGACCGCGGCGGTTATGGAGGCGGTGGCGGCGGCGGATACGGAGGAGGCGGCTACAAAATGGGAGGACg
- the taf15 gene encoding TATA-binding protein-associated factor 2N isoform X4, translating to MATDSGYGQHGGSQSYGSYTGQQSGQSYGQGNGSGSYTGQSYGSYGQPAATQEGYNPPQAGYGQQQQQSYGSYGQESSGYGDKSTTSSTPSYGQGSGSYGQQGSYGSQGQGSYASQSQGGDSFGQPGSYSSPGAGGGGGGGGGGGSSGYGRWSDAGESGGQRGRFGSDQGDRSDGGGYRGRGRGGSGGGGGYDRGGYDRSGGYERSGYDRGGRGGPPGMGGGDRGGFKNYGGSRDYSSRDEPAAGEQDNSDNNTIFVQGLGEDVTVQEVGDFFKQIGIIKVNKKTGQLMINIYSDKVTGRPKGEATVSFDDPPSAKAAIDWFDGKEFQGKPLKVSFATRRAEFTQRGGGGGGGGGGGGRGFRGRGGGGPNFDIKGGDWPCPNSSCGNMNFARRQECNKCGAPKPGDGGFGGGDRGGRGGYGGDRGGGGFRGRGGGFRGGDRGGYGGGGGGGYGGGGYKMGGRGDRRDDRRERPY from the exons ATGGCCACTG atTCGGGCTACGGCCAGCATGGTGGCTCACAAAG CTACGGATCATATACCGGTCAGCAGAGTGGGCAG AGTTATGGGCAAGGAAATGGCAGCGGCTCTTATACGGGACAGAGCTACGGTAGCTATGGTCAACCAGCTGCGACACAAG AGGGTTACAACCCGCCTCAGGCAGGCTACgggcagcaacaacaacagagctACGGAAGTTATGGACAGGAGTCATCTGG GTACGGCGACAAGTCAACAACGTCGTCTACACCATCGTATGGACAAGGATCAGGGTCCTATGGGCAGCAAGGCTCCTATGGCAGTCAAGGGCAGGGGTCCTATGCTAGTCAGAGCCAAGGAGGAGACAGCTTTGGACAGCCAGGATCTTACAGTAGCCCGGGAGCAGGCGGCGGCGGAGGAGGTGGAGGCGGCGGCGGCAGCAGTGGCTACGGAAGATGGAGTGATG CAGGTGAAAGTGGCGGTCAGCGCGGGAGGTTTGGAAGTGACCAAGGAGACCGTTCAGACGGAGGCGGCTACAGAGGCAGAGGCCGCGGCGGCAGTGGCGGCGGCGGTGGCTATGACCGTGGCGGTTACGACCGCAGTGGGGGATATGAGCGCAGTGGATACGACCGCGGCGGAAGAGGTGGACCTCCTGGTATGGG AGGTGGTGACCGTGGTGGCTTCAAAAATTACGGTG GATCTCGAGACTACAGCTCAAGGGATGAACCAG CTGCTGGGGAGCAGGACAACTCTGACAACAACACCATATTTGTGCAGGGACTGGGAGAAGATGTCACAGTTCAGGAAGTCGGTGACTTCTTCAAGCAAATCGGCATCATCAAG gTGAACAAGAAGACCGGCCAGCTAATGATCAACATCTACTCTGACAAAGTCACCGGTCGGCCAAAGGGAGAAGCTACAGTGTCGTTTGATGACCCGCCGTCGGCCAAAGCTGCTATTGATTGGTTTGATG gcAAGGAGTTCCAAGGCAAACCCCTCAAAGTATCGTTTGCCACCCGCAGAGCCGAgttcacacagagaggaggaggaggaggaggaggcggcggcGGAGGTGGAAGAG GTTTCAGAGGTCGTGGTGGCGGAGGACCCAACTTTGACATTAAGGGAGGAGACTGGCCCTGTCCCAACAG CTCTTGTGGCAACATGAATTTCGCACGACGACAGGAGTGTAACAAGTGTGGAGCCCCCAAACCAGGAGATGGAGGATTTGGAGGTGGAG ACCGTGGAGGCAGAGGAGGTTACGGAGGTGACAGAGGCGGCGGTGGCTTCCGAGGGCGTGGAGGAGGCTTCCGTGGAGGAGACCGCGGCGGTTATGGAGGCGGTGGCGGCGGCGGATACGGAGGAGGCGGCTACAAAATGGGAGGACg
- the taf15 gene encoding TATA-binding protein-associated factor 2N isoform X2: MATDSGYGQHGGSQSYGSYTGQQSGQSYGQGNGSGSYTGQSYGSYGQPAATQEGYNPPQAGYGQQQQQSYGSYGQESSGYGDKSTTSSTPSYGQGSGSYGQQGSYGSQGQGSYASQSQGGDSFGQPGSYSSPGAGGGGGGGGGGGSSGYGRWSDGESGGQRGRFGSDQGDRSDGGGYRGRGRGGSGGGGGYDRGGYDRSGGYERSGYDRGGRGGPPGMGGGDRGGFKNYGGSRDYSSRDEPAAGEQDNSDNNTIFVQGLGEDVTVQEVGDFFKQIGIIKVNKKTGQLMINIYSDKVTGRPKGEATVSFDDPPSAKAAIDWFDGKEFQGKPLKVSFATRRAEFTQRGGGGGGGGGGGGRGGRGGFRGRGGGGPNFDIKGGDWPCPNSSCGNMNFARRQECNKCGAPKPGDGGFGGGDRGGRGGYGGDRGGGGFRGRGGGFRGGDRGGYGGGGGGGYGGGGYKMGGRGDRRDDRRERPY, encoded by the exons ATGGCCACTG atTCGGGCTACGGCCAGCATGGTGGCTCACAAAG CTACGGATCATATACCGGTCAGCAGAGTGGGCAG AGTTATGGGCAAGGAAATGGCAGCGGCTCTTATACGGGACAGAGCTACGGTAGCTATGGTCAACCAGCTGCGACACAAG AGGGTTACAACCCGCCTCAGGCAGGCTACgggcagcaacaacaacagagctACGGAAGTTATGGACAGGAGTCATCTGG GTACGGCGACAAGTCAACAACGTCGTCTACACCATCGTATGGACAAGGATCAGGGTCCTATGGGCAGCAAGGCTCCTATGGCAGTCAAGGGCAGGGGTCCTATGCTAGTCAGAGCCAAGGAGGAGACAGCTTTGGACAGCCAGGATCTTACAGTAGCCCGGGAGCAGGCGGCGGCGGAGGAGGTGGAGGCGGCGGCGGCAGCAGTGGCTACGGAAGATGGAGTGATG GTGAAAGTGGCGGTCAGCGCGGGAGGTTTGGAAGTGACCAAGGAGACCGTTCAGACGGAGGCGGCTACAGAGGCAGAGGCCGCGGCGGCAGTGGCGGCGGCGGTGGCTATGACCGTGGCGGTTACGACCGCAGTGGGGGATATGAGCGCAGTGGATACGACCGCGGCGGAAGAGGTGGACCTCCTGGTATGGG AGGTGGTGACCGTGGTGGCTTCAAAAATTACGGTG GATCTCGAGACTACAGCTCAAGGGATGAACCAG CTGCTGGGGAGCAGGACAACTCTGACAACAACACCATATTTGTGCAGGGACTGGGAGAAGATGTCACAGTTCAGGAAGTCGGTGACTTCTTCAAGCAAATCGGCATCATCAAG gTGAACAAGAAGACCGGCCAGCTAATGATCAACATCTACTCTGACAAAGTCACCGGTCGGCCAAAGGGAGAAGCTACAGTGTCGTTTGATGACCCGCCGTCGGCCAAAGCTGCTATTGATTGGTTTGATG gcAAGGAGTTCCAAGGCAAACCCCTCAAAGTATCGTTTGCCACCCGCAGAGCCGAgttcacacagagaggaggaggaggaggaggaggcggcggcGGAGGTGGAAGAGGTGGGAGAGGAG GTTTCAGAGGTCGTGGTGGCGGAGGACCCAACTTTGACATTAAGGGAGGAGACTGGCCCTGTCCCAACAG CTCTTGTGGCAACATGAATTTCGCACGACGACAGGAGTGTAACAAGTGTGGAGCCCCCAAACCAGGAGATGGAGGATTTGGAGGTGGAG ACCGTGGAGGCAGAGGAGGTTACGGAGGTGACAGAGGCGGCGGTGGCTTCCGAGGGCGTGGAGGAGGCTTCCGTGGAGGAGACCGCGGCGGTTATGGAGGCGGTGGCGGCGGCGGATACGGAGGAGGCGGCTACAAAATGGGAGGACg